In Vigna angularis cultivar LongXiaoDou No.4 chromosome 8, ASM1680809v1, whole genome shotgun sequence, one DNA window encodes the following:
- the LOC108344571 gene encoding uncharacterized protein LOC108344571, which yields MGVCLSRPKANEDLAAKKKNHRRRRRRILRRRVSSRKIEANNVAHSNSALQASNRASDAAWFDSTSALDSECDDEFYSVYDGEASSGHADEIGEDRKLSLDHCGILPNTCLPCLSSSALAVEKRRPMSPDTPSSQRKSLSKLSFKWREGSSDMTLLSPKAFKQKHLAGSSIPYCSIEKQTPGSWSQIEPSSFRVRGKNYFRDKKKDSAPSSAAFYPLGADLFLSPRKIDHIARFIQIPAINVPGDVPSILIVNLQIPLYPASIFQSENDGEGMNVVLYFKLSEKYSKDLPDQFRESISKLINDEVERVKGFPLDTIAPFRERLKILGRVANLENLCLSTTEKKLMNAYNEKPVLSRPQHEFYLGENYLEIDLDVHRFSYIARKGFEGFIERLKLCNLDFGLTIQGNKAEDLPEHLLCAIRLNKLDYSNFNQIG from the exons ATGGGTGTTTGCTTGTCGAGGCCCAAGGCGAACGAGGACCTTGCCGCGAAGAAGAAGAACCACCGCAGACGACGGAGGAGAATTCTCCGAAGACGCGTCTCTTCGAGAAAGATCGAAGCCAACAACGTTGCTCACTCTAATTCCGCTTTGCAAGCTTCTAATCGCGCTTCAG ATGCTGCTTGGTTTGATTCTACTTCGGCGTTGGATTCTGAGTGTGATGACGAATTTTACAGTGTCTATGATg GAGAAGCATCTTCAGGTCACGCAGATGAAATTGGAGAGGACAGAAAGCTGAGCCTGGATCATTGTGGGATTCTGCCAAATACCTGTTTGCCTTGCCTCTCTTCCAGTGCACTTGCTGTTGAAAAAAGAAGGCCAATGAGTCCTGATACACCGAGTTCACAGAGAAAGTCGCTTTCCAAACTCTCTTTCAAATGGAGAGAAGGGTCTTCAGATATGACTTTAC TTTCCCCTAAGGCatttaaacaaaaacatttgGCCGGTTCATCAATTCCATATTGTTCAATAGAGAAGCAAACCCCTGGTTCATGGTCGCAAATTGAGCCAAGTTCATTCAGAGTCAGAGGCAAAAACTACTTTAG GGATAAGAAGAAAGATTCTGCTCCAAGCAGTGCTGCTTTCTATCCTCTTGGTGCTGACCTGTTTTTGTCTCCTCGAAAAATTGATCATATTGCTCGCTTTATACAAATTCCTGCAATAAATGTACCTGGGGACGTCCCTTCAATTCTTATTGTAAACCTTCAG ATACCATTATATCCTGCCTCTATCTTCCAAAGTGAAAATGACGGTGAAGGAATGAATGTGGTTTTGTACTTCAAATTATCTGAAAAGTACTCTAAAGATCTTCCAGACCAATTTCGCGAAAGTATCAGT AAATTGATCAACGACGAAGTTGAAAGAGTCAAAGGCTTCCCTCTCGATACAATCGCGCCGTTTAGGGAGAGATTAAAAATTTTAGGTAGAGTGGCAAATTTGGAGAATCTGTGTTTAAGCACAACTGAAAAGAAGCTTATGAATGCTTACAACGAAAAACCAGTTCTCTCACGTCCTCAGCATGAATTTTACCTG GGAGAAAACTATCTTGAGATAGATTTGGATGTGCACAGATTTAGCTATATTGCAAGAAAAGGATTTGAAGGCTTCATTGAAAGACTGAAGCTATGTAACCTGGATTTTGGTCTCACAATTCAG GGAAACAAGGCTGAAGACTTGCCAGAACATCTATTATGTGCAATACGGTTGAACAAACTTGACTACAGCAACTTCAACCAGATTGGCTAG